The Parabacteroides sp. AD58 genome includes a window with the following:
- a CDS encoding 3-methyl-2-oxobutanoate dehydrogenase subunit VorB yields MAEEIKLMKGNEAIARAAIRYGVDGYFGYPITPQSEVLETLMAEMPWETTGMVVLQAESEVAAINMVYGGAGTGKRVMTSSSSPGVSLKQEGISYLAGAELPCLIVNVMRGGPGLGTIQPSQADYFQTVKGGGHGDYRLIALAPSSVQEMADFVGLGFELAFKYRNPAIILADGIVGQMMEKVVLPPFHPRRTEEEIIAECPWAAQGRKANRKPNIITSLELDPARMEENNIRFQAKYRKIEENEVRYEEFMCEDAEYLLVAFGSSARICQKAVELARAEGIKLGLLRPITLWPFPKKEIGRYADKVKGILSVELNAGQMVEDVRLAVECRVKVEHFGRLGGIVFTPNEVLEALKEKIIG; encoded by the coding sequence ATGGCTGAAGAAATAAAACTGATGAAAGGCAACGAGGCAATCGCCCGTGCAGCTATACGCTATGGTGTAGACGGATACTTCGGTTATCCGATCACGCCGCAGTCTGAAGTCCTGGAAACCCTCATGGCCGAAATGCCATGGGAAACAACCGGTATGGTGGTTTTGCAGGCAGAGAGTGAAGTGGCCGCCATCAATATGGTATATGGTGGAGCCGGAACTGGTAAAAGAGTCATGACATCATCGTCGAGTCCGGGTGTCAGCCTGAAGCAGGAAGGTATTTCTTACCTGGCAGGCGCCGAACTTCCTTGTCTGATTGTAAACGTCATGCGTGGTGGTCCGGGTTTAGGAACCATCCAGCCAAGTCAGGCTGATTATTTCCAGACAGTAAAAGGCGGCGGTCATGGTGACTACCGGCTGATCGCACTGGCTCCTTCGTCGGTACAGGAAATGGCCGACTTCGTAGGGTTAGGTTTCGAATTAGCTTTCAAGTACCGGAATCCGGCTATTATTCTGGCCGACGGAATCGTAGGTCAGATGATGGAGAAAGTAGTGCTCCCTCCTTTCCATCCGCGCCGCACCGAAGAAGAAATCATCGCCGAATGTCCGTGGGCTGCCCAAGGCAGAAAGGCCAACCGCAAGCCGAACATCATCACTTCACTGGAACTTGATCCGGCCCGCATGGAAGAGAACAACATCCGTTTCCAGGCTAAATACCGGAAAATAGAAGAAAACGAAGTACGCTACGAAGAATTCATGTGCGAAGATGCCGAATATCTGCTCGTGGCATTCGGTTCGTCGGCCCGTATCTGCCAGAAAGCGGTTGAGCTGGCCCGTGCCGAAGGAATCAAGCTCGGACTGCTCCGCCCGATTACCCTGTGGCCGTTCCCGAAGAAAGAGATTGGCCGTTATGCCGACAAGGTAAAAGGCATCCTTTCAGTTGAGCTGAATGCCGGTCAGATGGTTGAAGACGTCCGCCTGGCCGTTGAATGTCGTGTAAAGGTAGAACACTTCGGCCGTTTGGGCGGAATCGTGTTTACACCGAATGAAGTATTGGAAGCTCTGAAAGAGAAAATCATCGGATAA